One window of the Halobacillus litoralis genome contains the following:
- a CDS encoding MFS transporter, with amino-acid sequence MYKMLWKNRNIRFYLLGGGISRLGDVLTGMAFLFLAYELTGSKLHTTGIALAETIPYLLFGLIGGVVADTFPRKKLLISLDLLRVPLMLAVIALHYFNALTYPALIIISFLIQTIGCFFNPAHRAVLPMVTKDDERASANSMYDTVTRGITILTPVIAIWLLNTFGVIHFFTVDAFTYLLSVWCLSKLYLIESPARKKTLKMMFLSIYEFGLWIKKAPTLRMLFLFTFYTVFLNTWVWQVGLLLSLSELSLHSEELYSGIQGVFGGVVILTNLILPSFIKNFNLRHYLVGALIWGSGICYYGLLYEVEHFFIGCILVGIGLPIASLSRVYLIQKYVPESKMGRAFSTNAVLLYASNTLSLVLYGLLSTFMTIRLLMIGSGLMIMMSSITFLLIHLMKVTELRRRFMVHFLK; translated from the coding sequence ATGTATAAAATGTTATGGAAAAACAGAAATATTCGCTTTTACTTACTTGGGGGAGGCATTTCGAGATTAGGGGATGTGTTAACAGGAATGGCTTTCCTCTTCCTCGCTTATGAGCTGACCGGTTCAAAGTTACATACAACGGGCATCGCTCTCGCTGAAACTATTCCCTATTTATTATTCGGGTTGATCGGTGGCGTGGTTGCTGACACTTTTCCTCGTAAAAAATTGCTCATCTCCCTCGATCTGCTCAGGGTTCCATTGATGCTTGCCGTGATAGCGTTGCATTATTTCAATGCTCTGACCTACCCTGCACTGATTATCATCAGCTTCTTAATCCAAACGATCGGCTGCTTTTTCAACCCTGCCCACCGCGCCGTCCTCCCGATGGTGACAAAGGATGATGAAAGGGCTTCAGCCAACAGTATGTATGACACAGTGACACGAGGGATCACGATTCTCACCCCCGTAATCGCTATATGGTTGTTGAATACATTCGGAGTGATCCACTTTTTCACAGTCGATGCATTTACTTACCTGCTCAGTGTGTGGTGTTTATCAAAGTTATATTTAATAGAATCACCCGCACGAAAGAAAACACTTAAAATGATGTTTCTCTCTATCTATGAATTCGGTCTTTGGATAAAAAAAGCACCTACGCTCCGTATGTTATTCCTTTTCACTTTCTACACCGTATTTTTGAACACCTGGGTGTGGCAGGTAGGACTATTGCTTTCCCTTTCTGAGTTGAGTCTACATAGTGAAGAACTATACAGTGGGATTCAAGGAGTATTCGGGGGAGTCGTCATCCTGACAAACCTTATACTTCCGTCTTTTATTAAGAACTTCAATCTGCGTCATTACTTGGTAGGGGCTCTGATCTGGGGCTCCGGCATTTGTTACTATGGACTTCTCTATGAGGTAGAGCATTTTTTCATCGGTTGTATCCTTGTGGGAATCGGCCTCCCGATCGCAAGTCTCTCACGTGTCTATCTGATTCAAAAATACGTCCCTGAAAGCAAAATGGGGAGGGCGTTCAGTACAAATGCTGTCCTTCTGTATGCTTCCAACACCCTCTCATTAGTTTTGTATGGATTGCTTTCTACCTTTATGACCATACGCCTGTTGATGATCGGTAGTGGATTGATGATCATGATGTCAAGCATCACCTTCCTATTGATTCATCTTATGAAAGTGACGGAACTGCGTCGGCGTTTTATGGTACATTTTCTTAAATAG
- a CDS encoding helix-turn-helix transcriptional regulator has protein sequence MIWTNEQGLFLQRHDQLGERDWRYDDCFKLIFSPYGKGEYQTHDGDRSIGEEEFFIMNPKVEHKQLRATQEKFLVELTPSLLQEAAQKMGVHHTHIEFSTVSYRHRQMIQWATFMREFLSNQKEGVSALFLENSLVQLSILMVEYGVGSHQKELPISSGSEPVYRVISALKESYIEQWSLDEMAGVARMNKFQFAHAFKKETGLSPYSWLQVYRLFRSQQEIIFTEHSILSIAIKHGFANVAAFNHLFKKMYHKTPTQFRHFHKMNQ, from the coding sequence ATGATCTGGACAAATGAACAAGGATTGTTTTTACAGCGTCATGATCAATTGGGGGAACGGGACTGGCGCTATGATGACTGTTTTAAACTGATTTTTTCTCCCTATGGAAAAGGAGAATACCAGACCCATGATGGTGACCGGTCCATTGGTGAGGAGGAATTTTTCATTATGAATCCTAAAGTAGAGCATAAACAGTTGAGAGCGACACAGGAAAAATTCCTCGTAGAATTGACCCCGTCTTTATTACAGGAAGCTGCCCAGAAAATGGGTGTCCATCATACGCACATAGAGTTTTCTACTGTTTCCTACCGGCATAGACAGATGATCCAATGGGCGACCTTCATGAGAGAATTTTTATCCAATCAAAAAGAAGGAGTGAGCGCCCTTTTTCTAGAAAATAGTCTTGTTCAACTGTCCATTCTCATGGTCGAGTACGGGGTAGGCTCACACCAGAAAGAGCTTCCTATCTCTTCAGGGAGTGAGCCGGTCTATCGAGTGATTTCTGCACTTAAGGAAAGTTACATAGAGCAATGGTCACTAGATGAGATGGCTGGGGTTGCTCGAATGAACAAGTTCCAGTTTGCCCATGCATTCAAAAAAGAAACCGGATTATCCCCCTATTCATGGCTGCAAGTATATAGACTATTTCGCAGTCAACAGGAAATCATTTTTACAGAGCATTCAATTTTGTCTATTGCTATCAAGCATGGTTTTGCTAATGTCGCAGCCTTTAACCACCTATTTAAGAAAATGTACCATAAAACGCCGACGCAGTTCCGTCACTTTCATAAGATGAATCAATAG
- a CDS encoding MFS transporter: MSELARVNAEEGKPTFKRNFQAFRFIGGNLVSFFGDQIYLIALPLIVLALTGSPLSMGIVAALERIPVLLQPLMGVLTDRFDRKRILLLCDFIRFLIIGALGVVYLLGMLPIWGIYSGAFIVGVLGQVYNTSQFASIPKLVRSEDLPLVNSLNTGIFHTAVFIAPGLGGIIVSLYNPGVALLINSVSFFIGFLMVWTLNIESPRTQAGRSSLMKGMKEGFNFVIQQKPLLYTNLGMFFSVFGTTLFLTMMVVHLKSTVSFTAVQIGWVLSIGGGGAIVGSMMAAILRKKFSYRLLLFYASVIGGISIILFSLTHSFYWLAIMNAVGTMCAAIQSPCIITIRQNLTPDYLLGRVQATSRFMTWSLMPVAAFAAGLIGEYIGTGVTIWAGGAVATAASFIYLHPSLNRMVIEQD; this comes from the coding sequence ATGAGTGAGCTGGCGAGAGTGAACGCTGAAGAGGGAAAACCTACGTTCAAAAGGAATTTCCAAGCATTCCGATTCATCGGTGGCAATCTGGTTTCTTTTTTCGGAGATCAAATTTATTTGATCGCACTGCCGCTCATTGTATTAGCTTTGACAGGTTCGCCGTTAAGTATGGGAATTGTAGCAGCACTGGAAAGAATTCCGGTTTTGCTGCAACCGCTTATGGGGGTCCTGACTGATCGATTTGACCGGAAACGGATTCTTCTGCTTTGTGATTTTATCCGGTTTTTGATTATAGGTGCCCTTGGTGTTGTTTACCTGTTAGGGATGCTGCCGATTTGGGGCATTTATAGCGGGGCCTTCATAGTTGGTGTGCTCGGCCAAGTCTATAACACTTCCCAGTTCGCTTCCATTCCGAAGCTGGTGCGCAGCGAAGATTTGCCTCTGGTCAATTCATTGAACACAGGCATTTTTCATACGGCCGTATTTATTGCACCTGGTTTAGGAGGCATCATTGTCAGTTTGTACAATCCCGGAGTTGCTTTGTTGATCAACAGTGTGAGCTTTTTCATTGGATTTCTGATGGTATGGACCTTGAATATTGAAAGCCCCCGCACACAGGCAGGGAGGTCTTCGCTCATGAAAGGTATGAAAGAAGGCTTTAATTTTGTCATTCAACAAAAACCTTTACTATATACAAACTTGGGCATGTTTTTTTCTGTCTTTGGGACGACCCTGTTTTTGACGATGATGGTCGTCCACTTGAAATCGACCGTATCTTTCACAGCTGTGCAAATTGGCTGGGTGTTATCCATCGGTGGTGGAGGAGCGATTGTCGGTTCTATGATGGCAGCCATTCTTAGAAAAAAATTCTCCTATCGGCTGCTGCTTTTTTATGCAAGTGTGATTGGTGGAATTTCAATCATTTTGTTCAGTTTGACCCATTCTTTTTATTGGCTGGCTATCATGAACGCAGTCGGAACGATGTGTGCAGCGATTCAGAGTCCATGTATCATAACAATTCGGCAAAATTTGACTCCTGACTATCTATTGGGAAGGGTCCAGGCGACGAGCCGGTTCATGACATGGAGTTTGATGCCGGTTGCTGCTTTCGCTGCCGGGTTGATAGGAGAGTATATCGGGACAGGCGTGACAATCTGGGCGGGAGGAGCTGTAGCAACAGCAGCATCTTTCATTTATTTACACCCTTCTTTGAATAGGATGGTCATTGAGCAGGATTAG
- a CDS encoding ArsR/SmtB family transcription factor → MELFSTGTKKRETYTIEVKFSLLWEAALGIAAITNQRLRDTLEYSEAQWAAINDSLSEEMVAHLEHVQKKNTWKALLQLLHEKDFDCLDSFLTYVEELEEETLRWIAIPYLGEAYESDRKLASTGEIDAVERLQAATKENSFLPSYIGFISKVDSQHLKKHLKEVMAGWYESVILPNQSFYEEMLKRDALSKGKMTKKLAPEAFVEWATHGVNYLPEPSVHKVIMIPQFIYRPWNVEADLAGAKVFYYPVANESIHPEDPYVPDHMLVQKYKALGDENRLRMLKMLVEKSRTLQEVTEEIGMGKTTVHHHLKVLKSARLVSYHASRYHVNPHSWKTLKEELESYLGEGYE, encoded by the coding sequence ATGGAATTATTTTCTACAGGTACAAAGAAAAGGGAGACGTACACAATTGAAGTGAAATTCTCATTACTTTGGGAAGCGGCTCTTGGCATAGCAGCCATCACGAATCAAAGGTTGAGAGATACCTTGGAGTATTCAGAAGCTCAGTGGGCAGCGATCAATGATTCGCTCTCAGAAGAAATGGTGGCACATTTGGAACATGTCCAAAAGAAAAACACGTGGAAGGCTCTGCTTCAACTTTTGCACGAGAAAGATTTTGATTGTCTGGATTCTTTTCTCACTTATGTAGAGGAGTTGGAAGAAGAGACATTAAGGTGGATAGCTATTCCATACTTAGGGGAAGCTTATGAATCTGATCGGAAGCTTGCATCCACTGGAGAAATAGACGCGGTCGAACGGCTGCAGGCAGCAACGAAAGAAAATTCATTTCTCCCCTCCTACATCGGTTTTATTAGCAAGGTGGACTCCCAGCATTTGAAGAAGCACTTGAAGGAAGTGATGGCTGGGTGGTATGAAAGTGTCATTCTTCCTAATCAATCCTTTTATGAAGAGATGTTGAAACGAGATGCTCTATCGAAGGGAAAAATGACAAAGAAACTAGCTCCGGAAGCATTTGTGGAATGGGCGACCCATGGGGTGAATTACCTTCCTGAACCTAGTGTTCATAAAGTGATTATGATACCTCAATTCATCTACCGCCCCTGGAATGTTGAAGCGGACTTAGCGGGGGCGAAAGTGTTTTATTACCCAGTGGCTAATGAAAGCATCCATCCAGAAGATCCGTATGTACCTGATCACATGCTTGTTCAGAAATATAAGGCTCTCGGGGATGAAAATCGTTTGCGGATGCTGAAAATGCTGGTGGAAAAAAGCCGGACCTTACAGGAAGTCACGGAAGAAATCGGCATGGGAAAGACGACCGTCCACCATCATTTAAAAGTGTTGAAATCGGCTCGTCTAGTTTCTTACCATGCCTCCCGCTACCATGTGAATCCTCACTCGTGGAAAACTCTTAAGGAAGAGTTGGAATCGTATCTTGGAGAAGGATATGAGTGA
- a CDS encoding GNAT family N-acetyltransferase, with the protein MDKDKVLSKFHDELRVNAYTTGFRREVTPYVVRHVSDYDDGGFILASQLNEENAREVILSELEYFKEIGQSFEWKLYSYDRPEELKDLLLEAGFEEEEEEALMVMELTNSSGLLHSAPSSQVVEIQSQAGVQDIISLMNDIWGEDHSELGKRLWRDKRNSPESLYLYGVYDNGELVSGAWMYFERESCFASLWGGATRPAYRGKGYYRALISIRAKKAQECGYSFLTVDARPMSRPILEKLGFRCLAYTYGMQSN; encoded by the coding sequence ATGGACAAGGATAAAGTTTTAAGTAAGTTTCATGATGAACTTCGTGTGAACGCTTATACTACGGGATTCCGAAGAGAAGTTACGCCGTATGTAGTCAGACATGTGTCCGACTACGATGATGGTGGATTCATTCTCGCTTCCCAATTGAATGAAGAAAACGCACGTGAAGTGATTTTGAGTGAACTGGAGTATTTCAAAGAAATAGGACAGTCATTCGAGTGGAAGCTATACAGTTATGATCGACCGGAGGAATTAAAAGATTTACTCTTAGAAGCAGGGTTTGAGGAAGAGGAAGAAGAGGCATTGATGGTGATGGAGCTTACAAATTCATCAGGATTACTACATAGCGCTCCTTCTAGTCAGGTCGTCGAAATCCAATCACAGGCCGGGGTGCAGGATATCATTTCTTTAATGAATGACATTTGGGGAGAAGATCACTCCGAACTTGGTAAGCGCCTCTGGCGTGATAAACGAAATTCCCCCGAGTCTTTGTATTTATATGGGGTGTATGACAATGGTGAACTTGTGAGCGGAGCTTGGATGTATTTCGAGAGGGAATCGTGTTTCGCTTCTTTATGGGGAGGTGCTACAAGACCGGCCTATCGTGGAAAAGGGTATTATCGCGCGCTTATATCTATAAGGGCAAAGAAAGCACAAGAATGCGGTTATTCTTTCCTGACGGTGGATGCAAGACCGATGAGTCGCCCTATATTAGAAAAACTCGGTTTCCGATGCCTTGCTTACACTTACGGTATGCAATCCAATTAA
- a CDS encoding alpha/beta fold hydrolase, which produces MERYFLKVGKSQVHVTVWGHERNPVIFCLHGLGSTSLSFIEVAEELEEEYRIISIDAPGHGKTMPFLLESSYEMPSMADWLDEVVRELGLERFFFLSHSWGSFLALFYLAKHSEKVRGTILLDGGYQTKRLSAMSLEDELAYYENDFDGYQFNTWHDFFDSEKAAYKRWSSLLERAVKDLGKENEGRVSWHASGETAKNFIKAMHKNETETIYSQLPPSIVLLRATLPVDQERVRKHTAETFEVRANAKVEAVPSTTHMLHWDKPEVVIEAIRSNWGKRLSK; this is translated from the coding sequence ATGGAGCGATATTTTTTAAAGGTGGGGAAAAGTCAGGTTCATGTGACAGTTTGGGGTCATGAAAGAAATCCTGTTATTTTCTGCTTGCATGGATTAGGGAGCACGAGTCTGAGTTTCATTGAGGTAGCAGAAGAGCTGGAGGAAGAATATCGGATCATTTCTATCGATGCCCCGGGTCACGGGAAAACCATGCCTTTTTTGTTAGAGAGTTCTTATGAAATGCCTTCCATGGCTGACTGGTTGGATGAGGTGGTCAGGGAACTTGGATTGGAAAGGTTCTTCTTTTTATCCCATTCATGGGGAAGTTTTTTAGCCTTGTTTTATTTAGCGAAGCACTCAGAAAAAGTGAGGGGTACCATTCTGCTGGATGGAGGATATCAGACGAAACGTTTGAGCGCAATGTCACTGGAAGATGAACTTGCTTATTATGAAAATGATTTTGATGGTTATCAGTTTAATACGTGGCATGATTTTTTTGATTCAGAAAAAGCCGCTTACAAGAGGTGGTCGTCTCTATTGGAAAGAGCGGTCAAAGACTTAGGTAAAGAAAATGAGGGAAGAGTGTCATGGCATGCTTCAGGCGAGACCGCAAAAAATTTTATTAAAGCGATGCATAAAAATGAAACGGAGACTATCTATTCCCAACTGCCGCCCTCTATAGTGTTATTAAGAGCGACTCTTCCTGTGGATCAGGAGAGAGTGAGGAAACATACAGCTGAAACTTTCGAAGTAAGGGCGAATGCTAAGGTGGAAGCAGTGCCCTCTACCACCCATATGCTTCACTGGGATAAGCCTGAAGTGGTCATTGAAGCAATCAGGTCGAACTGGGGTAAGAGGTTAAGTAAATAG
- the trxB gene encoding thioredoxin-disulfide reductase, with product MKHKSIILGTGPAGLTAAVYLARANMEPLVIEGPEPGGQLTLTTEVENFPGFPDGIMGPELMDNMKKQAERFGATFKRGWVTDVEVESRPFKLQVDGLGELETETLIISTGASAKLLGIPGEKENMGKGVSTCATCDGFFFRGKKVVIIGGGDSAMEEATFLTKFANEVQVIHRRDELRASKIMQERAKGNDKVTWALNKTPVEMVSDGMKITGVKVKDNESGEEELIETDGIFVAIGHNPNTEFLKGKLDMDDKGYILVDPGTTNTNIPGVFACGDVQDQKYRQAITAAGTGCMAAMDSERFLEGEATVDWSQNLS from the coding sequence ATGAAACATAAATCAATCATTCTAGGTACTGGGCCTGCTGGTTTAACTGCAGCCGTTTACTTAGCACGTGCTAATATGGAGCCCCTGGTTATTGAAGGTCCAGAACCTGGAGGCCAACTGACATTGACGACAGAAGTGGAAAACTTTCCTGGTTTCCCTGATGGCATTATGGGGCCGGAATTAATGGATAACATGAAAAAACAAGCGGAAAGATTCGGCGCCACCTTCAAACGTGGCTGGGTCACGGATGTAGAGGTGGAAAGCCGTCCATTCAAGTTGCAAGTTGACGGGTTAGGAGAACTTGAGACAGAAACATTGATCATATCAACAGGAGCCTCTGCTAAACTCCTCGGGATCCCTGGTGAAAAAGAGAATATGGGTAAAGGAGTCAGCACGTGTGCTACATGTGATGGATTCTTTTTCAGAGGGAAGAAGGTCGTCATTATCGGTGGCGGTGATTCTGCGATGGAAGAAGCAACCTTCCTGACGAAATTCGCTAATGAAGTTCAAGTCATCCACCGCCGCGATGAACTGCGTGCCTCTAAAATTATGCAGGAACGTGCGAAAGGCAATGACAAAGTGACATGGGCGTTGAATAAAACACCTGTCGAAATGGTCTCAGATGGAATGAAGATTACAGGTGTTAAAGTGAAAGATAATGAATCTGGAGAAGAAGAATTGATCGAGACAGATGGAATTTTCGTTGCTATCGGTCATAATCCGAACACCGAGTTTCTTAAAGGGAAGTTGGATATGGATGATAAAGGGTATATCCTTGTCGATCCAGGTACAACGAATACAAATATTCCAGGTGTTTTCGCATGTGGTGATGTTCAGGATCAGAAGTATCGCCAGGCGATTACAGCTGCAGGTACAGGATGTATGGCGGCAATGGATTCCGAGCGCTTCCTTGAAGGTGAAGCAACGGTTGATTGGAGTCAAAATTTATCATAA
- the arsA gene encoding arsenical pump-driving ATPase, with product MEKQYDPPNIDFPYFLFFTGKGGVGKTSTACATAVSLADRGKRVLLISTDPASNLQDVFGEDFNHEYRHLKAVPRLAVVNIDPEEAAERHRESALAPYRNKLPASVIRSMEEQMAGACTTEIAAFDSFTSFLCDSEVKDKFDHILFDTAPTGHTLRLLQLPKAWSGFIDTNPEGASCLGPLSALAGKKEMYEQAVNTLADGGQTLLALVSRPDETALFEADRSSKELAALDVKNQILIINGLFEITDSEDDTAQAFMDQQQESLTTISDHLKSFTTFQLPFAPLSLTGVGELRSWLAGKHGREAVHTHEVAAEGFEMDDVIGDLSEKGNGLVFTMGKGGVGKTTVAASVALNLVEQGYSVHLTTTDPAEHLSRLFTENHSDLLRVTNIDPKRETEAYRESVLEETSHELNEDELNYLKEDLDSPCTEEIAVFRSFADVVMHSEEDYIVIDTAPTGHTLLLLDSTLSYHREIERSAGHVPESVKNLLPALKDAEKTHILIVTLPEATPVYEAERLESDLKRADLHPKWWIMNQSLSVVPVSDPVLKAKAQVENKWVQRTVTHASKVAIIPWKKQAILNKKQR from the coding sequence ATGGAAAAGCAATACGATCCACCTAATATCGACTTCCCGTATTTCTTGTTCTTCACAGGAAAAGGTGGTGTGGGGAAAACATCAACCGCATGTGCGACAGCAGTTTCGTTAGCAGATAGAGGGAAGAGAGTATTATTAATCAGTACGGATCCGGCATCCAATTTACAAGATGTATTTGGGGAAGATTTCAATCATGAGTATCGCCATCTTAAGGCAGTCCCCCGCTTAGCTGTCGTTAATATCGATCCTGAGGAAGCGGCTGAAAGGCATCGTGAATCGGCCCTTGCCCCGTATAGAAATAAGCTGCCGGCCTCAGTGATTCGCTCGATGGAGGAACAAATGGCGGGGGCATGTACAACTGAAATTGCAGCTTTTGATTCCTTCACTTCTTTTCTGTGTGATTCAGAAGTGAAAGACAAATTTGACCATATTCTGTTTGACACCGCACCAACAGGTCACACATTGAGGTTATTACAGCTGCCTAAGGCGTGGAGCGGATTTATAGACACGAACCCTGAGGGAGCATCCTGTCTTGGCCCCTTATCTGCATTGGCAGGAAAAAAAGAAATGTATGAGCAGGCTGTGAATACATTGGCTGACGGGGGACAGACCCTTTTGGCATTGGTGAGCCGTCCTGATGAGACAGCTTTATTTGAAGCGGATCGATCTTCGAAAGAGCTGGCAGCGTTAGATGTGAAAAACCAAATTTTAATTATCAATGGGTTGTTTGAAATCACAGATTCAGAGGATGATACTGCACAAGCCTTTATGGACCAACAACAGGAGTCACTTACAACGATTTCGGACCATTTGAAGTCATTTACCACTTTCCAGTTACCTTTTGCCCCTTTATCTTTAACCGGTGTCGGTGAGTTGAGGAGCTGGCTGGCGGGTAAGCATGGGAGAGAGGCTGTTCATACACATGAAGTAGCTGCCGAGGGATTCGAAATGGACGATGTTATAGGTGACCTTTCTGAAAAAGGAAACGGGCTCGTGTTTACAATGGGCAAGGGGGGTGTCGGTAAGACGACGGTGGCTGCCTCTGTCGCCTTAAATTTAGTCGAACAAGGGTATAGCGTGCATTTGACGACAACCGACCCTGCTGAGCATTTAAGCAGGCTTTTCACTGAGAATCACTCAGATCTTTTGCGAGTGACGAATATCGACCCGAAAAGAGAAACGGAAGCTTATAGAGAATCTGTTTTAGAAGAAACGAGTCACGAGCTGAACGAAGATGAACTAAACTACTTAAAAGAAGATCTGGATTCCCCCTGCACAGAAGAAATTGCTGTCTTTCGGTCGTTTGCGGATGTTGTGATGCATTCGGAGGAAGATTATATCGTCATTGATACTGCTCCGACAGGCCATACATTGCTTTTATTGGATTCAACGCTATCCTACCATCGCGAAATTGAACGGAGTGCAGGGCATGTGCCTGAATCCGTGAAGAACTTGCTGCCTGCTTTGAAAGATGCTGAAAAGACCCATATATTGATTGTGACACTTCCTGAAGCGACACCTGTCTATGAAGCTGAACGCCTGGAATCGGATTTGAAACGTGCCGACCTGCATCCGAAGTGGTGGATTATGAATCAGTCCCTTTCCGTAGTCCCTGTTTCAGATCCTGTGTTGAAGGCGAAGGCTCAAGTTGAAAACAAGTGGGTTCAACGCACAGTCACTCATGCATCGAAAGTCGCGATTATACCTTGGAAAAAGCAAGCCATACTAAACAAAAAGCAAAGATAA
- the arsD gene encoding arsenite efflux transporter metallochaperone ArsD: protein MKKIEIYDPAMCCSTGVCGPSVDPKLTKISRQLSILESKGIHVERFNLSTETQAFVENELVSGYLQKEAELALPIAIVDGEVKKTKAYPTTEELAEWLEIEERFLTESKPVKSDSRFTILD from the coding sequence ATGAAAAAAATTGAAATATATGATCCAGCGATGTGTTGTTCTACAGGTGTTTGTGGCCCTTCCGTAGATCCAAAGCTTACGAAAATATCGAGGCAGTTGTCTATATTAGAATCTAAAGGTATCCATGTGGAGCGATTCAATTTATCCACCGAGACGCAGGCCTTTGTTGAAAACGAATTAGTCAGTGGATACTTGCAAAAAGAAGCGGAGTTAGCTCTGCCCATCGCGATAGTTGATGGAGAAGTAAAAAAAACAAAAGCCTATCCGACAACAGAAGAGTTGGCGGAATGGCTGGAAATTGAAGAGCGATTTTTAACAGAATCTAAGCCGGTGAAATCTGATTCTCGCTTTACGATTTTAGACTAA
- the arsC gene encoding arsenate reductase (thioredoxin), which produces MSNKPVIYFLCTGNSCRSQMAEGFGKKYLGDKYEVKSAGIEAHGLNPNAVKAMNEVDVDITDHTSDIIDPDILNNAAFAITLCGDANDKCPMTPPHVTRFHWGFDDPAKAEGSEEEKWAFFQRVRDEIEARIQRFAIEEK; this is translated from the coding sequence ATGTCTAACAAACCAGTGATCTACTTTCTATGTACAGGAAATTCCTGCCGAAGCCAAATGGCTGAAGGGTTCGGTAAAAAGTATCTAGGCGACAAATATGAGGTGAAATCTGCAGGTATTGAAGCACATGGGCTGAATCCAAATGCTGTGAAAGCGATGAATGAAGTGGATGTCGACATTACTGATCATACTTCTGATATCATCGACCCTGATATTTTAAACAATGCTGCATTCGCGATTACTCTTTGTGGAGATGCGAACGACAAGTGTCCGATGACACCTCCGCATGTAACACGTTTTCATTGGGGATTCGATGACCCGGCTAAAGCAGAAGGTTCAGAAGAAGAGAAGTGGGCATTCTTCCAGCGTGTCCGTGATGAGATTGAAGCACGGATTCAAAGGTTTGCAATAGAGGAGAAATAA